Proteins encoded together in one Carya illinoinensis cultivar Pawnee chromosome 3, C.illinoinensisPawnee_v1, whole genome shotgun sequence window:
- the LOC122305010 gene encoding uncharacterized protein LOC122305010, with product MAAADGLQANSAIVTRLKSFADMVLESPQPIPEVVVPFRSHKTIDGEVCVVFSKDELDRLAIPFQFSLVLKFLRQRPSLDSIRSFIKARWGLTNQPIVSSMRKPRNVFVRLSLKDDFVKAFARESCEINGVPYRVFHWSTDFHEDQEPVRVPVWITLPGLPPNFYHESFLRNITAPIGRFLKRDNPTRCATRTDGARVCVEMDVTKEPIKALWIGTPRIPQSFYQIIEFETLPAYCLRFHVQGHNDKTCKWQGKKQSVTLKENYEKEKTNLTWVIKEKKDEQPIVIVQKGESSKMGEKLVQEIGTQSNELHLENSEREGHTKQVADGEVDDTAVETNEALDVKQSNPENSTTDATAVNEMVSHMEGLHDAPIIEGSRQIVIHEELETGINLHMGDTNTDVTLVEEALTLNQELPNIDGISAQDGRDPAYVDTEQDHDVSDGHVYSDTDLEEVTEHIAKKKLAASDSDIQSEKERHRKGIKLRGSYRVVSKPSRLNL from the coding sequence ATGGCTGCCGCCGATGGCCTCCAGGCCAATTCGGCCATTGTTACACGCCTCAAATCTTTTGCAGATATGGTTTTAGAATCTCCTCAGCCCATTCCTGAGGTTGTGGTTCCCTTTAGATCTCATAAAACGATAGATGGTGAGGTATGTGTAGTATTCTCAAAGGATGAACTGGACAGATTGGCTattccttttcaattctctctgGTTTTAAAGTTTCTACGGCAAAGACCATCCCTGGACTCCATCAGATCATTCATCAAAGCCAGATGGGGATTGACGAACCAACCGATCGTCTCATCGATGCGGAAGCCACGTAATGTTTTCGTACGTCTATCGCTGAAGGATGATTTTGTGAAGGCCTTTGCACGTGAAAGCTGTGAGATTAATGGAGTCCCATATAGAGTTTTTCACTGGTCCACCGATTTTCATGAAGATCAAGAACCTGTTCGAGTCCCGGTGTGGATTACTCTGCCGGGTCTTCCTCCAAACTTCTACCACGAGTCTTTTTTGCGCAACATTACGGCTCCAATTGGTAGATTTCTTAAGAGGGATAACCCTACTAGATGCGCTACTCGCACGGATGGAGCCAGAGTTTGTGTAGAGATGGATGTTACAAAAGAACCGATCAAAGCCTTGTGGATAGGTACACCCAGAATTCCTCAAAGTTTTTATCAGATCATAGAATTCGAGACTCTTCCTGCTTATTGTCTACGATTTCACGTCCAAGGCCATAATGATAAAACTTGCAAATGGCAAGGAAAAAAACAGAGTGTTACGCTGAAGGAAAACTATGAGAAGGAAAAAACGAATCTGACTTGGGTgattaaggaaaagaaagatgagCAACCTATCGTTATAGTGCAAAAAGGTGAGTCTAGTAAGATGGGAGAAAAACTGGTGCAAGAGATTGGAACCCAGTCTAATGAGCTTCATCTAGAAAACTCGGAAAGGGAGGGCCATACGAAACAGGTTGCAGATGGAGAGGTTGACGATACAGCCGTAGAGACGAACGAAGCTTTAGATGTAAAACAGAGCAATCCTGAAAATTCTACAACTGATGCTACAGCAGTTAACGAGATGGTCTCTCATATGGAGGGGTTACATGATGCTCCGATCATTGAAGGCTCACGGCAGATAGTTATCCATGAAGAGTTGGAAACGGGAATCAATTTGCATATGGGCGATACAAATACAGATGTAACTCTTGTGGAGGAAGCACTTACGTTAAATCAAGAATTACCGAACATAGATGGGATTAGTGCCCAGGACGGAAGAGACCCAGCCTATGTAGATACGGAACAAGACCACGATGTTTCTGATGGGCACGTTTATTCAGATACGGATTTAGAAGAGGTTACGGAACATATTGCTAAGAAAAAACTTGCAGCATCAGACTCAGATATTCAATCAGAAAAAGAACGTCACAGGAAAGGTATTAAATTAAGGGGCTCATATAGGGTTGTAAGCAAACCCTCTCGCCTTAATTTATGA